In the genome of Paenibacillus pabuli, one region contains:
- a CDS encoding AraC family transcriptional regulator, whose product MERSPVRTTIQAKSGIPFRLVYADTKSPQNELPDHLHDWHEIIYVYRGQGTIFIDNGLEDMQEGDLFIIPGSTVHHALPDAGNPVTSSALFFSPGLLASTAGGNASAMLSLFERCRKRRVYKRHLEAKEQAQVAALIDDIHTEFQLEHHLSAHAALLRLQLLLIYLERLEAIGPASPARNVPGPDWLSSTLTHMDEELRSGLSLPELARQAAVSPAHFSRAFKRYTGMTLTDYALARRVIMAKEHLLRSDETMAVVADACGFESLPHFYRQFKKLTGTTPAAYRKTMKSQDQT is encoded by the coding sequence ATGGAACGTTCGCCCGTTCGTACAACCATTCAGGCGAAATCGGGGATTCCCTTTCGTCTGGTGTATGCAGATACCAAGTCTCCACAGAACGAGCTGCCGGATCATCTTCATGACTGGCATGAAATTATTTATGTATATCGTGGTCAGGGCACCATTTTCATTGATAACGGTCTTGAAGACATGCAGGAGGGTGATTTGTTTATCATTCCTGGCAGCACGGTACACCACGCATTGCCGGATGCCGGGAATCCGGTGACGTCGTCGGCCTTGTTCTTCAGTCCGGGATTACTGGCCTCCACAGCGGGAGGTAATGCGTCAGCCATGCTCTCCCTATTTGAACGCTGCCGCAAACGCAGGGTGTACAAGAGGCATCTGGAGGCCAAGGAGCAAGCCCAGGTGGCTGCGTTAATTGACGACATTCATACAGAGTTCCAGTTAGAACATCACCTGAGTGCCCACGCCGCTCTGCTGCGGTTGCAGCTCTTACTTATTTATCTGGAGCGATTGGAGGCGATCGGACCTGCAAGTCCTGCCAGAAACGTCCCTGGACCCGACTGGCTCTCCTCCACGCTCACTCATATGGATGAAGAGCTGCGCAGTGGTCTTTCCTTGCCAGAACTGGCACGGCAGGCAGCCGTATCCCCGGCTCACTTCAGCCGTGCGTTCAAAAGATATACTGGCATGACGCTAACGGACTATGCATTGGCCCGCCGGGTCATTATGGCGAAAGAGCATCTGCTTCGAAGTGATGAGACGATGGCTGTTGTTGCCGATGCTTGCGGCTTTGAGAGCCTGCCCCATTTTTATCGGCAATTCAAGAAACTGACGGGTACCACACCCGCTGCCTACCGTAAAACCATGAAGAGTCAGGATCAAACATGA
- a CDS encoding SMP-30/gluconolactonase/LRE family protein, with the protein MSNLNIAVHTPALLGEGPSWDAENNRLLWVDIEGYKVHVFNPSTGEDRAYNVGQHVGAVVPYHGDEVIVALRSGFHTYHLLTGELDLIEDPETGKDNNRFNDGKCDALGRFWAGTMSMNGESKAGAFYCLEEGQPVRTLFRDVSTSNGLGWSPDQQKMYYIDTPTRFIDRFDYDLAAGEITNRTSIIAIPEELGFPDGMTVDSEGMLWVAHWGGGKVTRWNPHTAELLQEIEVPADQVTSCCFGGPELEDLYITTARIGIPEERLVETPNAGSLFVIRPGVKGQKTYAFGGGTQPNTK; encoded by the coding sequence ATGAGCAACTTGAACATTGCGGTACATACCCCGGCCTTACTGGGAGAAGGTCCAAGCTGGGATGCTGAAAACAACCGATTGTTATGGGTGGATATTGAAGGGTACAAGGTCCATGTATTTAATCCATCTACAGGTGAAGATCGGGCTTATAATGTTGGGCAGCATGTTGGGGCTGTCGTGCCTTACCATGGTGACGAGGTTATCGTTGCTTTACGCAGTGGCTTTCACACGTATCACTTGCTCACAGGAGAGCTGGATCTGATTGAAGATCCAGAGACAGGCAAGGATAACAATCGATTCAATGATGGAAAATGTGACGCGCTTGGCCGCTTCTGGGCAGGTACGATGAGCATGAACGGTGAAAGCAAAGCAGGGGCATTTTACTGTCTGGAGGAGGGACAGCCTGTTCGAACGTTGTTCAGGGATGTGTCCACATCCAATGGCTTGGGCTGGAGCCCGGATCAACAGAAGATGTATTACATCGATACACCGACTCGTTTCATTGACCGTTTTGATTATGATCTGGCTGCTGGAGAAATTACGAACCGGACAAGTATCATTGCCATACCGGAGGAATTAGGCTTTCCGGATGGAATGACCGTAGACAGTGAGGGAATGCTGTGGGTTGCCCACTGGGGAGGGGGAAAAGTCACTCGCTGGAACCCGCATACAGCAGAGTTATTGCAAGAGATCGAGGTCCCCGCAGATCAGGTGACATCCTGCTGTTTTGGGGGTCCGGAGCTGGAGGACTTGTATATTACAACAGCCCGAATTGGTATTCCGGAAGAGCGGTTGGTGGAGACGCCAAATGCTGGATCTCTATTTGTGATCAGACCGGGTGTAAAAGGGCAGAAAACCTACGCGTTTGGCGGGGGAACACAGCCGAATACAAAATGA
- a CDS encoding beta-galactosidase has product MISSKLPKMFYGGDYNPEQWDHETHLEDLRMFKLAGIDIATINVFSWALIQPDEVTYNFEGLDQLINSLYESGVYVCLATSTAAHPAWMAKKYPDVLRVDADGRKRKFGGRHNSCPNSPTYRKYSEKIADKLAERYKDHPAVLVWHISNEYGGDCYCDNCEKAFRVYLKQRYQTLEQLNKAWNTNFWGHTFYDWDEIVLPSNLSEHWGNNNSTFQGISLDYSRFNSDSMLDCYRLEYDAIKKHIPDSVVTTNLMGFFKQLDYFKWVKYMDIVSWDSYPGLATPVSFTAMAHDLMRGLKDGQPFMLMEQTPSQQNWQPYNSLKRPGVMRLWSYQSVAHGADTIMFFQLRRSVGACEKYHGAVIEHVGHEHTRVFREVAELGKELQLLGDKTLDATVNARVAIVFDWDNWWAIEKSSGPTVALNYVDQIHKYYAAFFRRNIQVDIVSVDTDISKYDIVLAPVLYMVKPGFATKLENFVEAGGTFLTTFFSGIVNESDIVTTGGYPGELRKLLGIWVEEIDALLPEQKNSIVLKEAYGDLQGEYGCGMLCDLLHSEGAEVIAEYGDDFYKGMPVVTRNIYGQGEAWYVASDPEDRFLDGLLGQLAASKKIDSLLDTPEGVEVTSRTKDGQQYLFVMNHNATAQSYDLGKAEAHDLLTDRSLSGKIEIEGRGVQLLEMK; this is encoded by the coding sequence TTGATTAGCAGCAAGTTACCCAAAATGTTCTACGGCGGCGACTATAACCCTGAACAATGGGATCACGAGACTCATCTTGAAGATCTGCGCATGTTCAAATTGGCAGGTATTGATATTGCAACCATCAACGTATTCTCATGGGCACTGATTCAGCCTGATGAAGTTACTTATAATTTTGAAGGACTGGACCAGTTAATTAATAGTCTGTATGAAAGCGGTGTATACGTCTGCCTCGCGACAAGCACTGCTGCACATCCAGCATGGATGGCGAAGAAATACCCGGATGTACTGCGTGTGGATGCCGATGGACGCAAACGCAAATTCGGTGGACGGCATAACTCCTGTCCGAATAGCCCAACCTACCGCAAATACTCCGAAAAGATTGCAGACAAGCTGGCGGAACGTTACAAAGACCACCCGGCTGTTCTTGTATGGCATATCTCCAACGAATACGGCGGCGACTGTTATTGTGATAACTGCGAGAAAGCGTTCCGCGTGTATCTCAAACAACGCTACCAGACCCTGGAGCAGCTCAACAAAGCATGGAACACCAATTTCTGGGGTCATACTTTCTATGATTGGGATGAGATTGTACTGCCAAGTAACCTGAGCGAGCACTGGGGAAATAATAACTCCACATTCCAGGGCATCTCACTGGATTACTCCCGTTTCAATTCGGACAGTATGCTCGACTGTTATCGTCTTGAATATGATGCCATCAAAAAACATATCCCGGATTCGGTCGTTACGACCAATCTGATGGGATTTTTCAAACAGCTGGACTATTTCAAATGGGTCAAATATATGGATATCGTCTCCTGGGACAGCTATCCGGGTCTTGCAACCCCGGTAAGTTTCACAGCCATGGCACATGATCTGATGCGCGGATTGAAGGACGGACAGCCGTTTATGCTCATGGAGCAGACACCAAGCCAGCAGAACTGGCAGCCTTACAACTCTTTGAAACGCCCAGGCGTCATGCGCCTATGGAGCTACCAGTCCGTTGCCCATGGTGCGGATACAATCATGTTCTTCCAGCTCCGCCGTTCGGTTGGCGCCTGCGAGAAATATCACGGTGCCGTCATTGAACATGTCGGTCATGAGCATACCCGTGTATTCCGTGAAGTCGCGGAACTCGGTAAGGAATTACAGTTACTGGGCGACAAAACACTGGATGCTACCGTAAATGCCAGAGTGGCCATTGTGTTTGACTGGGATAACTGGTGGGCGATCGAGAAATCCAGCGGACCTACGGTTGCACTAAACTATGTAGACCAAATTCACAAATACTACGCTGCCTTCTTCCGCCGAAACATTCAGGTGGACATCGTTAGTGTGGATACCGATATCAGCAAATACGATATCGTGCTCGCTCCAGTACTCTATATGGTTAAACCAGGCTTTGCCACCAAATTGGAAAATTTCGTTGAAGCAGGCGGTACATTCCTGACAACCTTCTTCAGTGGCATCGTTAATGAGAGCGATATCGTTACTACCGGTGGTTACCCGGGAGAACTTCGCAAGCTGCTCGGTATCTGGGTCGAAGAAATTGACGCCCTCCTGCCGGAGCAAAAAAACAGTATTGTCCTGAAAGAAGCTTATGGCGATCTTCAAGGAGAATATGGTTGCGGCATGTTGTGTGACTTGCTGCACAGTGAAGGTGCGGAAGTCATTGCCGAGTATGGGGACGATTTCTACAAAGGTATGCCAGTGGTCACTCGCAACATATATGGTCAAGGCGAAGCCTGGTATGTAGCTTCCGATCCGGAAGATCGATTCCTGGACGGCCTGCTGGGACAGCTGGCTGCATCCAAAAAGATCGATTCTCTTCTGGATACTCCTGAAGGTGTTGAAGTAACTTCTCGTACCAAGGATGGACAGCAGTACCTGTTTGTCATGAATCACAATGCTACTGCTCAATCCTATGATCTGGGCAAGGCTGAGGCTCATGATTTGCTCACAGATCGGTCCCTTTCTGGTAAGATCGAGATTGAAGGCCGCGGTGTACAACTGCTTGAAATGAAATAA
- a CDS encoding SGNH/GDSL hydrolase family protein yields the protein MKLQKNDKLLFIGDSITDCGREHPVGEGSSGLGHGYVAQVYALLRSIYPELMLRIQNVGNSGNTIRDLKQRWDRDVLDLKPDWLTIMIGINDVWRQFDNPLSTDSHVFLEEYESTLRDLVASVRPSLKGLVLMSPYYLEANPEDPMRATMDIYGEAVRRVAAEYDAIFVDTQAAFTPFWDHFYTSVLTYDRVHPDATGHMVLSKAFLDAIGFEWSGGVKL from the coding sequence ATGAAGTTGCAAAAAAATGATAAGCTGCTTTTTATTGGAGATTCAATCACAGATTGTGGCCGTGAACATCCTGTTGGGGAAGGCAGTTCCGGACTGGGGCATGGCTATGTGGCACAAGTGTATGCTTTGCTGCGTTCCATCTATCCGGAATTGATGCTGCGGATTCAAAATGTGGGTAATAGCGGGAATACGATCCGTGATTTGAAACAGCGCTGGGACCGAGATGTGCTTGATCTCAAACCGGACTGGCTGACCATCATGATCGGGATTAACGATGTATGGCGTCAGTTTGACAATCCGCTATCCACAGATTCGCATGTTTTCCTGGAGGAGTATGAGTCCACACTGCGTGATCTGGTTGCTTCTGTTCGTCCTAGCTTGAAAGGACTTGTGCTGATGTCTCCTTATTATTTGGAAGCCAACCCGGAAGATCCGATGCGGGCTACGATGGATATTTACGGTGAAGCTGTTCGCAGAGTAGCCGCGGAGTATGATGCCATCTTCGTGGATACACAGGCTGCCTTCACACCATTCTGGGATCATTTCTATACGTCCGTACTGACTTATGACCGCGTTCATCCCGATGCAACAGGCCATATGGTGCTATCCAAAGCGTTCCTGGATGCCATTGGTTTCGAGTGGTCAGGCGGCGTCAAATTATAA
- a CDS encoding AlkZ-related protein: MMNENESIVTYEEAVQRIETVGLLPLAPLFPEYPSLSSITPKENWHKDNALDPWLWRSRLAEEGIAAYGKFVKKKAILVSREYFPWVHRLLAGSRMIEEQYDAGLLSREAFKLYEIIEKQEGIDGRALRSQAGFRAKEDKKSFDQGLLDLQSISAIVICGTKEKEGLAEGKVAWNSSAYETSGCWMKRQGIAPFEGSVADASGLLVQQLEKHASAAALTKIKKVFAIND, from the coding sequence ATGATGAATGAGAATGAATCCATCGTAACTTACGAAGAAGCTGTTCAGCGAATAGAGACTGTGGGACTGCTCCCGCTCGCACCTTTATTCCCTGAATATCCTTCACTGTCTTCCATAACGCCAAAAGAAAACTGGCACAAGGATAATGCACTTGATCCCTGGTTGTGGCGATCACGTCTGGCTGAGGAAGGGATCGCTGCCTATGGCAAATTTGTCAAAAAGAAAGCTATCCTTGTCTCACGCGAATATTTCCCATGGGTGCACCGTCTGTTAGCGGGCTCCAGAATGATAGAAGAACAATATGACGCGGGATTGCTCTCTCGAGAAGCATTCAAACTATATGAAATAATTGAAAAGCAAGAAGGGATTGATGGGCGAGCGTTGCGTTCACAGGCAGGTTTTAGGGCCAAAGAAGACAAAAAATCATTTGACCAAGGGCTCCTGGACCTTCAAAGCATTAGTGCCATTGTAATCTGTGGGACCAAAGAAAAAGAAGGTCTCGCTGAAGGCAAGGTGGCTTGGAACAGCTCTGCCTATGAGACCTCAGGCTGCTGGATGAAGCGTCAGGGTATTGCTCCGTTTGAGGGCAGCGTTGCCGACGCGAGCGGACTTCTGGTGCAGCAACTGGAAAAACACGCTTCTGCTGCCGCACTGACCAAAATCAAAAAAGTCTTTGCGATAAATGATTGA
- a CDS encoding alpha/beta hydrolase, whose translation MTTTIPLWDHAAPYAAKGHEDEMPHLIPFIHPGSESAVIVCPGGGYGFLADHEGAPIAELLNRAGISAFVLKYRVAPHQHPAPMTDGQRAIRYVRAHAEQYGIQPSKIAVLGFSAGGHLTATLGTLYDEGQPDHEDPIERESSRPDRVILCYPVITMDSYGHAGSRENLLGPDVSVEQIKAFSAEQQVKADAPEAFIWHTSDDQAVPVENSLRYALALGAHGIPYDLHVFEKGSHGLGLAEDNPAVRPWSDLCLTWLKNQGW comes from the coding sequence GTGACAACAACTATACCATTGTGGGACCATGCAGCACCTTATGCGGCCAAGGGACATGAGGATGAAATGCCCCATCTTATTCCATTTATTCATCCCGGTTCCGAGAGCGCTGTCATTGTATGTCCAGGTGGGGGTTATGGATTTTTGGCCGATCATGAAGGAGCTCCAATCGCTGAATTGCTGAACCGTGCGGGAATCAGTGCGTTTGTGCTGAAGTATCGTGTGGCTCCTCATCAGCATCCGGCACCGATGACAGATGGTCAGCGTGCGATTCGCTATGTACGTGCTCATGCCGAGCAATATGGCATTCAACCTTCCAAAATTGCGGTGCTTGGTTTCTCGGCGGGTGGTCATCTTACAGCGACGTTGGGAACCTTGTATGACGAAGGTCAACCAGATCATGAAGACCCAATCGAACGGGAAAGTTCACGTCCGGATCGGGTAATTCTTTGTTATCCGGTGATCACGATGGACTCTTATGGACATGCCGGTTCTCGTGAGAATCTGCTTGGGCCAGATGTGTCTGTTGAACAGATCAAGGCTTTCAGTGCGGAGCAACAGGTGAAAGCCGATGCTCCTGAGGCATTCATCTGGCATACGAGTGATGATCAGGCGGTTCCTGTGGAGAACAGCTTGCGTTACGCGCTCGCCCTTGGCGCGCACGGCATTCCTTATGATCTGCATGTATTCGAAAAAGGTTCACATGGTCTCGGATTAGCAGAGGACAACCCTGCCGTTCGTCCATGGTCTGACCTGTGCCTGACCTGGCTTAAAAATCAAGGGTGGTAA
- a CDS encoding tagaturonate reductase — protein sequence MSASTKRPRLKLNLLGSDNQRKCKEVMERPVKVLQIGEGNFLRGFADWMLHESARQGKFHGSVAVTQPRLGGKAKLEQIRDQDGLYTMITRGLSQGKVVERTEMISIFSQCINPYEEWQDFLKLAELPSLEFVISNTTESGLKYTYAEYSQGEPIQSFPGKLTVFLHQRYLRFDGDPSRGLIHLPCELLEGNGDVLRSCVLQHSEDFGYSEGFRSWIENHNLFLNNLVDRIVTGAPAKEEADSLTNRWGYEDQLVNTAEPYHFWAIQADEALDKKLPLKQAGLNVHWVKDLKPFQLRKVRILNGAHTLMSSLGILQGKDHVRETMEDPQFGSWIREAVHQEIVPALDMPDHNLDQYAAEVFERFLNPYINHKLQDIALNTVGKFKVRVLPTLLAYEQNQGSWPVRLVKGFAGLLYLYRPVNTPDGYMGQRLNGESVLLRDDVDVLAALAKHWDRYDSLKRDKQQLDQSVAAVLSDVSIWGENLDDREGLREALVHEIGLLKGES from the coding sequence ATGTCGGCGAGCACGAAAAGACCAAGGCTTAAGCTGAATCTGCTCGGAAGTGACAACCAGCGCAAGTGCAAAGAAGTGATGGAACGTCCCGTAAAGGTACTGCAGATTGGGGAAGGTAACTTTTTGCGTGGGTTTGCAGATTGGATGCTTCATGAAAGTGCCAGACAAGGCAAATTCCATGGCAGTGTTGCTGTGACCCAGCCTCGGCTTGGGGGAAAGGCAAAGTTGGAACAAATTCGTGATCAGGACGGATTGTATACGATGATTACTCGAGGTTTGTCACAGGGGAAAGTGGTGGAACGTACGGAGATGATCTCGATTTTTTCACAGTGTATTAATCCGTACGAAGAATGGCAGGATTTTCTGAAGCTGGCGGAATTGCCCTCCCTGGAGTTTGTCATCTCCAATACAACCGAGTCGGGACTGAAATATACGTATGCAGAGTACTCGCAGGGTGAACCGATACAATCGTTTCCGGGTAAACTGACGGTTTTTCTGCATCAGCGTTATCTGCGGTTTGATGGGGACCCGTCCAGAGGATTGATTCACCTACCGTGTGAGCTGCTTGAGGGCAACGGGGATGTACTGAGAAGTTGTGTGCTGCAGCATAGTGAAGATTTTGGTTATTCAGAGGGGTTCCGTTCATGGATTGAGAACCATAACCTGTTTCTGAACAATCTAGTTGACCGAATTGTCACGGGTGCACCGGCCAAGGAAGAAGCCGATTCACTGACCAATCGCTGGGGATACGAGGATCAACTGGTCAATACCGCAGAGCCGTATCATTTCTGGGCCATTCAGGCAGATGAAGCACTGGACAAGAAACTCCCCCTGAAACAGGCGGGACTCAACGTACATTGGGTGAAGGATTTAAAGCCTTTTCAGCTGCGCAAGGTTCGTATTTTGAATGGTGCCCATACTCTCATGTCATCACTCGGTATACTGCAAGGCAAGGATCATGTAAGAGAGACGATGGAAGACCCCCAGTTTGGCTCATGGATCAGAGAAGCTGTACATCAGGAGATTGTGCCTGCACTGGATATGCCGGATCATAATCTGGATCAGTACGCAGCCGAAGTGTTTGAACGTTTCCTCAATCCGTATATTAATCACAAGCTGCAGGATATTGCATTAAATACAGTAGGGAAATTCAAGGTTCGTGTGCTGCCCACACTGTTGGCCTATGAGCAAAATCAGGGAAGCTGGCCTGTTCGGCTCGTAAAGGGATTTGCCGGATTGCTGTATCTTTATCGCCCAGTGAACACGCCAGACGGTTACATGGGACAGCGATTGAATGGTGAGTCCGTCCTGCTTCGGGATGATGTGGATGTATTGGCTGCACTTGCCAAGCATTGGGATCGTTATGATTCTTTGAAGAGGGATAAACAGCAATTAGACCAGAGTGTAGCTGCTGTCTTGTCTGATGTATCGATCTGGGGTGAGAATCTGGATGATCGAGAGGGGCTTCGCGAAGCACTTGTTCATGAAATTGGTCTACTGAAAGGTGAGAGCTGA
- a CDS encoding UxaA family hydrolase, producing the protein MNTIRTVNDWIAIQPQDDVIIALRDYVKGESITLPDSSVFTLRDDVPKGHKIAVHSLAPGEDVMKYGFSIGIAQEQIEQGSWIHSHNLKTGLHGLLEYQYQPGPTVQIDMPPEHLRSFDGYLRPNGEAGIRNEIWIVNTVGCINKVCEALARMGQSQFGSRVDGVYHFPHPFGCSQLGDDLKYTQQVLASLVEHPNAGGVLVIGLGCENNQVDQFRECIAPEYREKVRFLKAQETDDELEEGLRLMEELVELVEHEQRQPLPLSKLKIGLKCGGSDGLSGITANPLVGAVADMLVAAGGTAILTEVPEMFGAETILMNRAANEQVFDDLVDLVNGFKQYFVNHGQNIYENPSPGNKAGGITTLEEKSLGCTQKGGRSAVVDVLRYGKRVTQTGLNIVEAPGNDLVSVTALSAAGAHIVLFTTGRGTPFGGPVPTVKIATQSDLANRKKHWIDFNAGQLLEGKTMEDVKIQMFSQLIDIASGRAHTLSEQHGFREIAIFKDGVIL; encoded by the coding sequence ATGAACACCATACGTACAGTCAATGACTGGATTGCGATTCAACCGCAGGATGACGTCATTATAGCCCTTCGAGATTATGTAAAAGGGGAAAGCATTACTCTGCCAGACAGTTCTGTTTTTACACTAAGGGATGATGTGCCCAAAGGCCATAAAATTGCTGTGCATTCCCTCGCACCGGGCGAGGATGTGATGAAATATGGTTTTTCCATTGGAATAGCCCAAGAACAGATTGAGCAGGGGAGCTGGATTCACAGTCACAACCTCAAGACAGGCCTTCACGGATTGCTTGAGTATCAGTATCAGCCTGGGCCAACTGTCCAGATAGACATGCCCCCGGAACATCTGCGCTCATTTGATGGATATCTTCGTCCGAACGGTGAAGCAGGTATCCGTAATGAAATCTGGATTGTAAATACGGTCGGCTGTATTAATAAAGTATGTGAGGCATTGGCTCGGATGGGGCAGTCCCAGTTCGGCAGCAGGGTGGATGGTGTTTATCATTTCCCGCATCCGTTCGGCTGCTCACAGCTGGGGGATGACCTGAAATACACACAGCAAGTACTGGCTTCCCTGGTAGAGCACCCGAATGCAGGCGGCGTGCTGGTCATTGGTCTGGGCTGCGAAAATAATCAGGTAGACCAGTTCCGCGAATGTATCGCACCGGAGTATCGGGAGAAAGTCCGTTTTCTCAAAGCGCAGGAAACGGATGACGAGCTTGAAGAAGGACTGCGACTGATGGAAGAGCTGGTGGAGCTTGTCGAACATGAACAGCGTCAGCCGCTGCCCCTGAGCAAGCTCAAAATTGGATTAAAGTGCGGCGGTTCGGACGGTTTGTCCGGGATTACAGCGAACCCGCTCGTCGGCGCTGTTGCGGATATGCTGGTGGCCGCTGGGGGCACGGCCATATTGACAGAAGTTCCCGAGATGTTTGGTGCGGAGACCATTCTGATGAATCGAGCGGCCAATGAGCAGGTATTTGATGATTTGGTAGACTTGGTGAACGGTTTCAAGCAATACTTTGTGAATCACGGTCAGAATATATATGAAAATCCCTCACCAGGGAACAAAGCAGGCGGGATTACCACGCTGGAGGAAAAGTCTTTGGGCTGTACGCAAAAGGGAGGACGCTCTGCCGTAGTGGATGTACTTCGTTATGGCAAACGTGTCACTCAAACTGGTCTGAATATTGTGGAGGCTCCGGGGAATGATCTTGTGTCTGTTACGGCCCTGTCTGCTGCGGGTGCGCATATTGTTCTTTTCACGACAGGTCGCGGCACGCCGTTTGGAGGCCCGGTACCTACCGTCAAGATTGCAACCCAATCCGACCTCGCCAATCGGAAAAAGCACTGGATCGATTTCAACGCAGGTCAACTGCTGGAGGGAAAAACGATGGAAGACGTGAAAATACAGATGTTCAGCCAACTGATTGATATTGCTTCAGGACGGGCGCATACACTCAGCGAGCAGCATGGATTCCGGGAAATTGCGATTTTCAAGGATGGAGTCATCCTGTAA
- a CDS encoding helix-turn-helix transcriptional regulator has product MNRTNRLAAIVMALQHGHETAHSLAEKFEVSRRTILRDIQSLSEMNVPIIAISGPGGGFRLMEGYVLPPLQLDPVEAATLIFALEGLSHYADTPFQEKRWTVMDKIKSIIPDDVKERMDPMLKQLKHDVPERNYILHHLEPLLACIPEQGWLRMLYRSASRQRWLTICPIRIYASAGFWYCEAYSEEHGEQRLFRADRILEVTAIDLLESQKLSEQAERQRSKRQSPERSPTRVTARLSYSGMIEAEQDKHIGERMTEIAPDVWELSFLCPPGEWEWAVRFFYRLGREAEVLEPENLRREIRKHAEEVSQMYLTSNHNCCSTH; this is encoded by the coding sequence ATGAATAGAACAAATCGGCTTGCCGCCATCGTTATGGCATTGCAGCACGGTCACGAAACGGCACATTCGCTTGCAGAAAAGTTTGAAGTATCCCGCCGTACCATCCTGCGGGATATCCAATCACTCTCTGAGATGAATGTCCCGATCATTGCTATCTCCGGTCCCGGAGGCGGCTTCAGACTTATGGAAGGGTATGTACTGCCCCCACTGCAATTGGACCCGGTTGAAGCAGCTACTCTCATTTTTGCTCTCGAAGGCCTAAGCCATTATGCAGATACCCCTTTTCAAGAGAAACGCTGGACAGTAATGGACAAAATCAAAAGCATTATTCCGGATGATGTCAAGGAGAGGATGGACCCCATGCTCAAACAACTGAAGCATGATGTGCCCGAGCGGAACTACATCCTTCATCATCTGGAACCGCTTCTGGCTTGTATCCCGGAACAAGGATGGCTGCGTATGTTATACCGCTCTGCTTCCCGTCAACGCTGGCTTACAATCTGCCCCATTCGGATCTATGCTTCGGCCGGTTTCTGGTATTGTGAAGCGTATTCGGAGGAGCATGGCGAACAGCGCCTGTTCAGGGCTGACCGCATTCTGGAAGTTACGGCGATTGACCTGCTCGAATCACAAAAGCTGTCTGAACAGGCTGAACGACAGCGCAGCAAACGGCAATCTCCTGAACGCTCTCCAACGCGCGTAACCGCACGTCTGAGTTACAGCGGTATGATCGAAGCAGAACAGGACAAGCATATTGGAGAACGAATGACCGAGATCGCTCCCGATGTCTGGGAACTGTCCTTTCTCTGCCCTCCCGGTGAGTGGGAATGGGCCGTGCGATTCTTTTATCGACTTGGACGTGAGGCAGAAGTACTTGAACCTGAGAACCTCCGCCGTGAGATTCGCAAACATGCCGAGGAAGTAAGCCAGATGTATCTTACTTCCAACCATAATTGTTGTAGCACACATTAA
- a CDS encoding AraC family transcriptional regulator produces the protein MLITPDHRRYFMTPRDQPLPLYIESIGYNGNQENVYRPAGYPCYHWLQTVKGAGEFRFAGSTVLLGESAGILLPPNEPHEYVRSQGEWETLYITFGGSQCPAITESLGLGEAALHQWDPGSPLEYYGREVLGSISSDQDLSGLEASADMYRFLILLKKHGMTGSRSSISHAVERLAPLISFMNKHYADPEIGLEQMAAIPGITPRHLNTLFKQSFGMTAYSYFILLRIRKSKEWMTGDSKLTVKETAAKVGFRDASHFVATFRRIEGVTPEQYRTLY, from the coding sequence ATGCTCATTACACCCGATCATCGGCGCTATTTTATGACCCCGCGGGATCAGCCGCTTCCGCTCTACATCGAGAGTATAGGATATAACGGCAATCAGGAGAATGTGTACAGACCTGCCGGATATCCTTGTTATCACTGGCTTCAGACGGTGAAGGGAGCCGGAGAATTCAGATTTGCAGGTTCAACTGTACTGCTGGGCGAGTCAGCCGGTATTTTGCTGCCGCCTAATGAACCGCACGAGTATGTACGCTCGCAGGGAGAGTGGGAGACACTTTACATTACATTTGGGGGTTCCCAGTGCCCGGCAATCACAGAGTCACTTGGTTTGGGAGAGGCTGCCCTTCACCAGTGGGATCCAGGGAGCCCGCTTGAGTATTATGGCAGGGAAGTGCTGGGTTCGATCAGCAGTGACCAGGATTTATCCGGCTTGGAGGCGTCAGCGGACATGTACCGATTTCTGATTTTGCTCAAGAAACATGGCATGACGGGCAGTCGTTCTTCGATCTCCCATGCCGTGGAACGGTTGGCCCCGTTAATTTCGTTTATGAATAAACACTATGCCGATCCCGAAATTGGCCTTGAACAGATGGCGGCCATACCAGGCATTACGCCCAGACATCTGAATACCCTTTTCAAACAATCCTTTGGCATGACCGCCTATAGTTATTTCATTCTCCTCCGTATTCGCAAATCGAAGGAATGGATGACAGGAGACAGCAAATTGACCGTCAAGGAAACGGCAGCGAAGGTTGGTTTTCGCGATGCAAGTCATTTTGTGGCTACATTTCGGCGGATTGAAGGCGTAACTCCAGAGCAGTATCGGACGTTATATTAA